The Thermovirga sp. genomic interval TCCTTTCGGCCTGCCGCCAGTTGGGCATACCGATGGTCCACGGTGCCATCGGGGGTTTCTGGGGCCAGGCTTGCGTGATCATTCCCGGCGACAGGGCTCCCTGGGAGCTGGCTACGGGAGGGGGAAAGGACGTGGAAGATATCACGGGCAACCCCCCCTTCACACCGGCCTTTGTCGCCTCCCTCGAGGCGGCGGAGACTATAAGGCTCCTCTCGGGTGTGGGCGAACCCCTGGCGGGCATGCTCTGGTGCGACCTGAAGGAACACGAGTATTGCAAGATAGATCTCAAGGGAAGGCAGAACAGGTAAATCCAGGAGGCTTCAAGATGCTAATCGACAGGGTCAGACGCTACTATCTTCTCGAGGACATGAACTGCGCCGAGACCATCCTTTACGCGGCCAATGACGAATACGACCTGGGGCTCGACCCCGTGGCCCTTCGGATAATGGCCGGCTTCGGAGGCGGCATGGGTATCGGCTCAACCTGCTGCGGGGCCCTGTCCGGGTCCATCGCGGCCCTATCGGCCAGGTTCACCACTACGAAGTCCCACGAGAACCCCGAGATAAATGATCTTTGCAGGACCTTCCTGGAGAGGTTCACCGCGATGCACGGCACGATCAACTGCGATCCCCTGAAGGACCTTTACAGGGACAGCAGGTTCAGATGCCTCCCCGTGGTGGAGCTGGCAGCGGAGGAACTCGAGAAGTTGATGCTGGAAAACGAGTCGAGAGCACCGACCCCGCCGGGCGCCATGAAAAGGGTAAAGGGCGGAGGATCCGATCGATAACCCTGCCCCGAAGGTCCGATACCGATCTCTTCCCGACCAAATTTAAAATCTTTCTTGACTTTGACCGACGGGTGAATTATTGTCCCTTTACCTTGTCCGAGAAGGGGTTGTGAGAATGTCACGGGGGTTCCGGTCCATCCCGTTCCTGGCAGTGCTCCTTTTCTGCTTCGCCTCCAGCGCCGGGGCGCTACCCAGCCCGGTCTGCTCCGGCCCCGGAAGTGTGCCCGCGGTGGCCCTCACCTTTGACGACGGCCCCCACCAGTTCACTACTCCCAGGCTTATCGAAATCCTCGAGGAACTCTCCGTCAAGGGTACCTTCTTCATCGTCGGGACCCAGGCCGTCAAGTTTCCCGAGATACTGGAGGACCTCGCCTCGAGGGGACACACCGTGGCAAATCACTCCTGGTCCCACAGGGACATCACCCAACTGGACCATGAGACCCTTTTCGAGGAACTTATCTACTGCAGCCAGGCCATCGAGGCCATCACCGGGGTGCGACCCCGGTTCTTCCGGCCGCCGGGAGGCAAATGGGACGGGCAAGCCCTGGCGGTCGTCCAGGAACTGGGCCTAACCACGGTGCTATGGGACGTTAGCGGAAGGGATATGGTCCCAAGGCCACCTGGCCGGATTGCGGCCTCGGTCGTCAAGGCCACCCGGCCCGGTTCGGTGATACTGCTACATGGGGGTATGGAATGGACCATGGAGGCCCTACCGCTGATCGTGAAGGAACTGCGGGAAAAGAGTTTTTTCCTGGTTTCACTCGACCAGATGTTCCCCTTCGCCGGGGCCGCGAGGGTCCCCCTCAGGAATCCCCTCGCTGGGGCAACGTCGCCACCCGCCGTGCACCCCGTGAAGGTCGTTCCTTCAGGCGCGGCTTTTCCTGAAGATCGCGAATAAGTAAAGGGCCATTCCCGTCAATTCCCCCGCGATGCGAACAGCCTCTTGACACCCATCTCGGCGATACGGGCGAGGTACTTCGCCTCATCAAAGCCCCCCGGGCGGCACGTAACCGGTCGAAATGGCCGAGTATAAAGCCCGAGAGCCCACGCACACCGGGTCACCCCAATCCCGCTTTTCCGTCGCGGGCCGCAGCCCTTGACGCAACCTTTATACTCCATCGATCGGACCATGCCGTCGCCGGTGGGTCACCTCGGGCAGCCTCGGGATAATATAGTGGCGCGAAGAGGGATAAAATGGAAAAGGGGGTGGCCATTTTGTCCAGGATAGGTTTGGCCCTGGGAGGGGGCGGCGCCAGGGGAGCCGCTCACTTCGGCATCCTCAAGGTGCTGGAAGAGGAAAGGATCCCTTTAGACCTGATAGCCGGAACGTCCATGGGGGCCATCGTGGGCGCCATGTATGCCCAGAATCCCGATGCCTCGGCGGTGATCGAAAGGTACGAACGCTTCATCGAGGACATGGATTACGACTCCTTCGGCATGAAGTACATAGCCGCCGATGCCGACCAGGATTCCCACCTGCTGCAGAAGTTCGCCAGGACCATAGCCCAGAGAATCTACATGAGCTCCATGGGGCACCGGCCGGGGATAATGAAACCCGAATTCCTGGACAAGGCCCTGAAAGAACTACTGGATCGCGGCGACATCCAGGATACGAAGATTCCCTTTGGCGCCGTGGCGACGGACCTCAACTCCGGGAGCACGATCCTGATCCGGGAGGGAAGCATCAGGAAGGCTGTCCGGAGGAGCGCCCTGATCCCAGGCTACCTTCCCCCGGAGGAGGACGGCAAGAGACTCATCACCGACGGCGGAGTGAGCGAGCCCGTGCCCGTGGATTCCGCCCTGAAGATGGGCGCCGACGTGGTGATAGCCGTTTCGGTGGACCCCGCCACCATGTCCAGCCTCGAGGACCCCAGCATGATAAATATCATGCGCCGCTGCGATCTCATTCGGGGGATCTACATGTCGAGAGTGCAGATCGAAAAAGCCGACGTATGCCTCTGCCCCGACATGAGCGACAGCGATTGGAGCGAATTCCTCTCCTCCGGCGGATTCATAAAGGCCGGGGAGGAAGAGGCCAGGAAAAAAATCCCCCAGGTACGAAAAGCCCTGCGCAAGAAAAGACCCTGGTTCCTCCGTTTCTTTTCAGGTTGATCCTTTGCCTTCATTCCGTCTTGATATACTCCCCCATGGTATAATAACCTTGCGCCAGATCCCGAGGTTCCAGACAGCTTCTTCTGCCAAGGAGTGAAAGAAATCTTGTCCCCTGGGAGGGATGAATCATGAAGAGCAAAAAGGTGCTCATCATCGGCGGTGTAGCCTGTGGAGGCAAGGCGGCGGCCAGGCTCATGAGGATCGATCCCGAAGCCGACGTCACCGTGCTTGAAAAGGGCGAATACATCAGTTACGCGGGGTGCGGCCTCCCCTACTATGTCGGCGGGGTCGTCAAGGAATACCGGGACCTCATGACCACCCCCATAGGAGTGGTCAGGGACGAGAACTTCTTCCGGAAGGTCAAGCGTGTCACCGTGCACACCCAGCACCTGGCCACGAAGATCGACAGGCGGAACAAGACCGTCACGGCCCTGGATCTGCATAACGGCGAAGAGAAGGAGTTCCCCTACGACAAGCTCGTCCTGTCCACCGGTGCCAGCCCCCTGAGGCCCCCTATTCCCGGCTCCGATCTGCCCAGGATCTTCACCCTCTGGAACATGCCCGACGCGCTCGCCATGCGTGCCGCCATCGACAGCGGCAAGGTCAGGAACGCGGTGGTCATAGGAGCGGGCCTCATCGGGATGGAGGTCGTGGAAGCCCTCCATGACCAGGGTATCCAGGTGTCCATCGTCGACCTCTGCGAGACGCCCCTGCCCCAGATGATGGACCAGGAATTCGGCAATCTTCTCAGGGCTGTCCTCGAGAAGAAGGGCATCAACTTCTTCGGCGGCGAAAAGGTCCTGGAGATCGCCGGCTGCAACGGAGAGATAAAGGCCGTGAAGACCGACAAACGGGAGGTCCCCGCAGACATGGTCCTCATGGCCGTGGGCGTCAGGCCCAACGTGGGAATCGCCAGGGAGGCCGGCCTGGCCCTGGGCAGCTGTGGAGGGATCATCGTCGATGATCACATGCGCACCAGCGACCCCGACATCTACGCCGGCGGCGATTGCGTGGAGGTGAAAAACGTCCTCACCGGCAAACCCGTTTGGCAACCCATGGGTTCCGTGGCGAACCGCCAGGGACGCGTAATAGCCGACAATATCGCCGGGCTGCCGACCACCTTCAAGGGCGTGGCGGGGACGGCCATCATGAAGGCCTTCGAGTACACCATAGGGAAGACAGGCCTGACAAGGGAACAGGCCCGGCTCGAGGGTTTCGATGCCGAGGCCGTGACCATCGTCGATCCCGACACCCCTCACTTCATGCCCGGTTCCGCCGCTATCCAGGTCCGTATCGTCGCCGACAGGAAGACCCGCAAGGTCCTGGGCGCGCAGGTTTTCGGCGCCGGCAGGGCCGACAAGAGGCTCGACATCCTCGTCTCGGCCGCGGCGGGGGGCCTCACCATCGACGAACTGGCCGACGCCGACATCGCCTACGCTCCCCCCTACTCGACGGCGCTGGACCCCGTCACCCACGCCGCCAACACCCTGAAAAACAAGATAGACGGCCTGATGGTCTCCTGGAGCCCCTCGGAACTGACCGAGAAGATCAAAAAGGGCGAGAACCCCGTGCTTCTCGACGTCCGCTCTCCCGACGAGGTGAAGACCCAGGGCACCCTTCCCTACGAGACCACCCTCATCCCGCTGGGGCAGTTGTGGGACCGAGGGGCGGAACTCCCCAAGGACAGGGAAATCATCGCCTTCTGCAAGATATCGGTGCGCGGATGGGATGCCAATTCCATACTCAAGAGGCTGGGTTACAAAAAGGTATCCGTCCTGGAGGGCGGCATTGCGGGCTGGCCCTTCGAACTGAAAAAGGGATAAAAAAAGGGGGCCGGCTGGTCAATCTTCCAGCCGGTACCCCTTCTTTCTGAAGAGGTCCAGGCATATCTTCACCACTTCGGGGTCGTAGAGGATACCGGCGTTGACCTCGATCTCCTTGAGGGCTTCCTCCATCCCGATGGCGGGCCGGTAGGGCCGGTAGGAGGCCATGGCCTCCACCACGTCGGCGACGGCCAGTATCCTGGCCTCGAGGCTTATCTCGTCGCCCTTCAGACCCTGGGGGTACCCGGAACCATCGAGGCGCTCGTGATGCTGATATACGATCTTGGCCAGGTCCCAGTTGCTTTCCACGTCCTGGAGGATATCCCTCCCATGGCCGGGGTGCTCCCTGATAAGGTCCATTTCCAGTTCGGAGAGCCTGCCGGGTTTGCTCAGGATCTCCGCCGGGACGGATATCTTCCCCAGGTCATGGACAAAGCCTGACATCCTGATCTGATCCACCTCTTCTGGGTCCAGTCCCATCTCCTGGGCTATCCTTCCGGCCAGGATGCCTACTCGCCTCTGGTGGCCTGCGGTGTAGGGGTCCCTGCGCTCAACGGTCTGGGTGAGGACCCCGATGGTGGTTTCCAGGGCGTGCCGAAGCTTTTCTTCAGCGCGTTTCCTCTCGGTGATATCGGCCGATATAACGGCAAATTCTCCCCGGGCCGTGCGAAAGACCTTGACTTCGAAGTATTTCCCCAGGGGCTCGGCGTAGTCCTCGAAGGAGATGGGCTCCCCTGTCAGCACCACCCGGCCGAACCTCTGGATCCAGCGATCCTCGATGCCGGGGAGGACCTCCCGGACCGTCTTCCCGATGATGTCCCGGCTCCGCAACCCCGTCAGCATCTCGAAGGCCGGGTTGACGGTGATGAAACGGTAGTCCATGGGTTCCCCGGCTTCATCACAGATCAATTCCTGAAGTGAGAAGCCGTCGAGCATCTCGCGGAAGAGGGTAGCGTAGTCGCTCTCGAGTCTGCGGCGCTCCGTAATATCCTGGAAGGCACCTTGGGCCCCGATGATCTTCCCGGTATCATCCCTCACGGCCTCCCCTATTTCCCTCACCCAGATGCTCCGACCGGTGGCTGTGATCTTCCTGAATTCCTCGTCGTAGGGCGTCCCGTTCTTGATGCACTCTTCGTAAACCTTTTCGATCTGGGGCCGCAATTCGGGGGCGTAAAAACTCATGACCTCTTCCACGGTGGCAGAAAAACCGGGAGGCTGCTCATGGATCTTGGCGGCCTCATCGGTCCAGATGATGCGGTCACCGGGCAGGCTTACGCTCCAACCGCCCAGGGAAGCCAGTTCGCCGGCCATCCGGATGAGGTCGTTCTTCCTTCTCAACCCTTCCTCGGCCAGCTTCCGGGCGGTGATATCCTCCACGGTCCCCTCGTAGTAAAGCACGTCCCCGTTATCGTCCCTGACCGCCCTGGCGCTTTCCCTGACATAGACCACGAAGCCGTCCCGCCTGGTCCAGGCCGACTCGAGGCCCCTTATCATCCCGTCCCGGTCTATCCTATCCTGGAAATGGCTCCTGGCGTATCCTGGTTCAAAACCTTCCTCGTTGAGGTTCCTCGAGGCCAGTTCCTCGAAAGAGGAATAGCCGAGCATGGCCACCAACGCAGGGTTGGCCATGAGGACCCTGCCGCCGGGGGTGGTCCTGTAGATGCCGATGGTCGCATTCTCGAAGATGCTCCTGAAGCGTTCCTCGCTCTGCCTCAGGGCCCCCTCGGTCTTTTTCCGGCGGGTTATGTCGCGGATAAAGGCGAGGGAACCCGCTTCGCCGTTGTAGATAAAAGGCACGGTCGATATTTCGACGGGGACTTCGGCACCGTCGTTGCGCAGCAAGGATATCTCGAGGGAAGGAATGGGCTTTCTTTCCACGTCCGACCTTCCAAACCTCTGGCGGATGACTTTCCTATGCCCTGGGGAGAAAAGGTCTTCCACCTTTCGCCCGAGCAGATCCCGGGGTGTATCGGCGCCCTGCAAGCGACAGGCGGTGTCATTGATAAAAGCGATCCTTCCCTTCAACTGGACGAATATGCCGTCGGGCGCGCCCTCGACAAAGGCCCGAAATTGTGACGCGCTCTGCCTCAGGGCCTCTTCGGTCTTCTTGCGGTTGGTAATATCCTGTAAAGCGCCCTGGACCCGAAAGATCTTGCCCGTCTCGTCCCGGACCGCTGTCCCCACGACCCTGGCCCAGACCTGGCGGCCCGTCGCGGTGACGATCTGCATTTCCTCGTCGAAGGGGTTGCCCCGCCTGAGGCAATCCACGAAGACCTTCCTGATCCTTCGCCGGTACTCCGGCGCATAGAACCCCATGCTTTCCTCAAGGGTGGGATTATGGTCCGGAGGCATTCCATGGATCTCGGAGACCTTTTCCGACCAGGCCAGTCGGTCCTTCGCCACGTCGTACTGCCACCCCCCGACGGTTGCGAATTCCCCGGCGATCCTCATAAGGGATTCGCTGGCGGCCAGGTTCTCCAGCAGGGCCTTGTTCATTTCCAGGGCCCGGGCCAGCTGGAGGTTCCTGGCCCCCAGTTCGGAGACGTGGTCGGCGATCTTGACGAAAAGGGCCATGGCCCATTCGGCCTTCTCCCGGGATATCCTCGGGACCTCCGCCAGGGCATCGAGATACTCCTTTTCATCGAACCCGTATTTTCTGGCCTGGTTCTTGAAGACTTCAATATCCGGTTCTTCATCTTCCAAGAAGCACTGGCCGATGAAGAGGTTTCCCACCCTGCGGTCTTCGACGAAAACGGGGGTAGCGATATCCCAGAGGTTGTTCCAGCACTTGTAAAGGATGGGCTTGCCCCGCTCCAGGCCCGACGAGAGGCGGGCAAAGCTTTCAATGCAGGCCTTATGCGCCTGGGGATGAACCCCGTGGAAGTCGGTGAAGATCCTTTGCCAGCCCGAGGCCGCCACGATATTGCCTTCCAGATCCAACAGCCCCGCGGCCGTCCCCATTGTCTGGGATAGCACCTCGACGAGGCTCTGCATTTGGGCCAGGTCGACGATGTCGGTGAGCTTTATCTTTCCAGGTTCGGTCCCGGGATTGTGCCCCGGTTCGAGGCTCTTTTCCGCGCTCATGGCCTTTCCCACTTCCAGATTTGTCCCAAAATTCTATATTTTCATATTACATCATTTGGCCGGGTTAAAACAATCTCGGGGCACTCCTTTCTCAGGCCCTTTCGCCCCTGGCGGCGAGGACTATCCCGGCCAGGATAAACGCGCCGCCGGCGATCTTGGCCGGGGTCAGGGTCTCCCCGAAGAAAATCCAGGCGAGGAGGGTGGCGCCGATGGGTTCGCCCAGCAACGATACGGCCACGAGGCTCGCGCTCAGGTATTTGAGCGCCCAGTTATAGCTGTTGTGGCCCAAGATCTGCGACACCAGCGCCATGCCGATGAAGGCGCCCCAGGTACCTCCGCTGAAACCCCGAAGGGGCAACCCCGAAACCCCGATCACCGCCAGGAGGATCAAACCGGCCGCTCCATAGCATATAAAGGTGTAGACCGGGAGGCTGACCCTGGCTCGGACCACCCGCCCGGTGAGGAAGTAGAAAGTGGCGAACCAGGCGCCCAAAAGGGCCAGCAGGTCCCCGAAAAGCGCCTTGCCCCCCAGGGCGAAGTCCCCCGCGCCGATCACGACCACGCCGACGAAGCTGAGCAGGATGCCCGTCCAGGTCGTTCGGTTCACCCGGTCGCCGCTCACAAAGGGCGAGAGGATAGCCGTCCACACGGGGATCGTTTGGACGATGACCACGCTGCTGGCTATGGAAGTATAAAAAAGCGACGTGATCCAGGTGGAAAAGTGCATCGCCAGGAAAGCTCCCGACAAAAGAACCCGCAGGAGGTCCTTTCCGCGAAGGCTGAAAAGCTCCTCGCGGCAGCGCAGGAGCACCAGTGGAGCCATGACCGCCGTCGCGATACCCGTTCGGTAGAAGGAGATCACCAGGGGTGGCGCGGCGGCGAAGCGGGCGAATATGGAACCTGTGGATATCCCGATGACGCCCAGGGCAAGAACGAAGGCGGGCGCCAGGCGTCCCGGTGAAGGGGGTGTCATTCGAAAGCTTCCACCTTTCATAGGGAGTGCTTACATCATCAGGAGGCTGAGGGCCATGACGGCCATCCCGGCCACCAGGCCGATCAGGCTGTCGTGCCCCTTGCCGTAGGCACGGCTCAGGGGGAGGAGTTCGTCAAGGCTGATGTAGACCATTATGCCGGCCACCGTGGTGAAAAGGGCCCCGGTGACGGCCGGTGAGAATTCTCCGCCGCCCAGGACGAGGCGGATCAGGCCGTAGGCCACGAGGGCCCCTACGGGCTCGGCCATGCCGCTGAGCAGGGAGTAAAAGAAAGCCTTGGTCCTGTCTCCCGTGGCATAAAAAATTGGCACGGAGACGGAGATCCCCTCGGGGATGTTGTGAAGCGCCACAGCCACGGCGATGACTATACCCAGGTTCGGGTTCTGCAATGCGGCAAGAAAGGTGACCAATCCTTCCGGGAAGTTGTGGATGGCTATGGCCAGGGCGGTGAAGACTCCCGTCCGCATCAACTTCTTCTCCCGGGCATCTCCCAGGGGAGGCGCGCCCTCACCCCTGGGGCCGTCCCTGTGAAGGTGGGAGGTTTCCTCCTGGGTCCTCGCCTCGTGGGGGTTTTCCTCTTCCGGGATCAGGTAGTCAATAATACCTATCAAAGCCATTCCGGCGAAAAAGAAGGCCGTGTTCATCCATTCCCCCCTGGCCCCGAAAACCGTTCCCAGCGACCGGCCCCCTTCCATGAATATCTCCACGAAGGACACGTAGAGCATCACTCCCGCCGAGAAGCCGGTGGAAACTGATAGAAACCGGTAGTTTGTCCTGTCAGCGAAAAAGGCGATGGCGCTGCCGATGCCGGTCGCCATACCGGCGAGGAGGGTCAGCCCAAAGGCGAAGAAAAGGCCGTTCATACTTCCGGTCCCTTCCTGGTCACCGGTAGGGCCAGGTCGTCGACGAACTCGTAAAAGGACGCGGCTTTATGACCACTAGCACCCAAGGCCTCCAGGCTTATGACCCAGGCATCGGTCGGTTCCGCCGGGGTCACCAGGTCCCTCCCCGGGATCGCCAATCGTAGAGCCAGTTCCCTGGCTTCTTCTTCCGTACGGGTGGCCCAGAACCACCAGGAGAAGCTGCTCTGCTGCTGGATGTCGATGTCGAAGCACCCCGGGAGGTAGACATGCCTGTTATCGAGGAGGAAGAGGGAGAAGGCGGCCATATCCGAGGCGGCCGCCTCCAGATCGAATCCTTGCGGATCGGGGACCAGGTTCAAAAAGAGGCGGTCGGTGTTCAGGAGCCCCCACCGGTCCGTATCGGATCGGCTTCTCCAATAGTAAGTGTAGTCGCACTGGTTTATGCAGAGGATATGGGGGGACCAGGGGACTCTCTCAAGCCCAAGGGCGTCTACATCTCGCTCGAGGTCCGGCAGCTTCTCTCCTTCGGCATCGCGGTCACGGGCAAAGGAGGCGACTATTTTCATTACCAGGGGG includes:
- a CDS encoding polysaccharide deacetylase family protein is translated as MSRGFRSIPFLAVLLFCFASSAGALPSPVCSGPGSVPAVALTFDDGPHQFTTPRLIEILEELSVKGTFFIVGTQAVKFPEILEDLASRGHTVANHSWSHRDITQLDHETLFEELIYCSQAIEAITGVRPRFFRPPGGKWDGQALAVVQELGLTTVLWDVSGRDMVPRPPGRIAASVVKATRPGSVILLHGGMEWTMEALPLIVKELREKSFFLVSLDQMFPFAGAARVPLRNPLAGATSPPAVHPVKVVPSGAAFPEDRE
- a CDS encoding FAD-dependent oxidoreductase, whose protein sequence is MKSKKVLIIGGVACGGKAAARLMRIDPEADVTVLEKGEYISYAGCGLPYYVGGVVKEYRDLMTTPIGVVRDENFFRKVKRVTVHTQHLATKIDRRNKTVTALDLHNGEEKEFPYDKLVLSTGASPLRPPIPGSDLPRIFTLWNMPDALAMRAAIDSGKVRNAVVIGAGLIGMEVVEALHDQGIQVSIVDLCETPLPQMMDQEFGNLLRAVLEKKGINFFGGEKVLEIAGCNGEIKAVKTDKREVPADMVLMAVGVRPNVGIAREAGLALGSCGGIIVDDHMRTSDPDIYAGGDCVEVKNVLTGKPVWQPMGSVANRQGRVIADNIAGLPTTFKGVAGTAIMKAFEYTIGKTGLTREQARLEGFDAEAVTIVDPDTPHFMPGSAAIQVRIVADRKTRKVLGAQVFGAGRADKRLDILVSAAAGGLTIDELADADIAYAPPYSTALDPVTHAANTLKNKIDGLMVSWSPSELTEKIKKGENPVLLDVRSPDEVKTQGTLPYETTLIPLGQLWDRGAELPKDREIIAFCKISVRGWDANSILKRLGYKKVSVLEGGIAGWPFELKKG
- a CDS encoding PAS domain S-box protein, which codes for MSAEKSLEPGHNPGTEPGKIKLTDIVDLAQMQSLVEVLSQTMGTAAGLLDLEGNIVAASGWQRIFTDFHGVHPQAHKACIESFARLSSGLERGKPILYKCWNNLWDIATPVFVEDRRVGNLFIGQCFLEDEEPDIEVFKNQARKYGFDEKEYLDALAEVPRISREKAEWAMALFVKIADHVSELGARNLQLARALEMNKALLENLAASESLMRIAGEFATVGGWQYDVAKDRLAWSEKVSEIHGMPPDHNPTLEESMGFYAPEYRRRIRKVFVDCLRRGNPFDEEMQIVTATGRQVWARVVGTAVRDETGKIFRVQGALQDITNRKKTEEALRQSASQFRAFVEGAPDGIFVQLKGRIAFINDTACRLQGADTPRDLLGRKVEDLFSPGHRKVIRQRFGRSDVERKPIPSLEISLLRNDGAEVPVEISTVPFIYNGEAGSLAFIRDITRRKKTEGALRQSEERFRSIFENATIGIYRTTPGGRVLMANPALVAMLGYSSFEELASRNLNEEGFEPGYARSHFQDRIDRDGMIRGLESAWTRRDGFVVYVRESARAVRDDNGDVLYYEGTVEDITARKLAEEGLRRKNDLIRMAGELASLGGWSVSLPGDRIIWTDEAAKIHEQPPGFSATVEEVMSFYAPELRPQIEKVYEECIKNGTPYDEEFRKITATGRSIWVREIGEAVRDDTGKIIGAQGAFQDITERRRLESDYATLFREMLDGFSLQELICDEAGEPMDYRFITVNPAFEMLTGLRSRDIIGKTVREVLPGIEDRWIQRFGRVVLTGEPISFEDYAEPLGKYFEVKVFRTARGEFAVISADITERKRAEEKLRHALETTIGVLTQTVERRDPYTAGHQRRVGILAGRIAQEMGLDPEEVDQIRMSGFVHDLGKISVPAEILSKPGRLSELEMDLIREHPGHGRDILQDVESNWDLAKIVYQHHERLDGSGYPQGLKGDEISLEARILAVADVVEAMASYRPYRPAIGMEEALKEIEVNAGILYDPEVVKICLDLFRKKGYRLED
- a CDS encoding DMT family transporter; translation: MTPPSPGRLAPAFVLALGVIGISTGSIFARFAAAPPLVISFYRTGIATAVMAPLVLLRCREELFSLRGKDLLRVLLSGAFLAMHFSTWITSLFYTSIASSVVIVQTIPVWTAILSPFVSGDRVNRTTWTGILLSFVGVVVIGAGDFALGGKALFGDLLALLGAWFATFYFLTGRVVRARVSLPVYTFICYGAAGLILLAVIGVSGLPLRGFSGGTWGAFIGMALVSQILGHNSYNWALKYLSASLVAVSLLGEPIGATLLAWIFFGETLTPAKIAGGAFILAGIVLAARGERA
- the zupT gene encoding zinc transporter ZupT is translated as MNGLFFAFGLTLLAGMATGIGSAIAFFADRTNYRFLSVSTGFSAGVMLYVSFVEIFMEGGRSLGTVFGARGEWMNTAFFFAGMALIGIIDYLIPEEENPHEARTQEETSHLHRDGPRGEGAPPLGDAREKKLMRTGVFTALAIAIHNFPEGLVTFLAALQNPNLGIVIAVAVALHNIPEGISVSVPIFYATGDRTKAFFYSLLSGMAEPVGALVAYGLIRLVLGGGEFSPAVTGALFTTVAGIMVYISLDELLPLSRAYGKGHDSLIGLVAGMAVMALSLLMM